The Camelina sativa cultivar DH55 chromosome 16, Cs, whole genome shotgun sequence sequence CGACTCTACGGCTCGAGTTTTGAcgtctccctctccctctctcttcttctacgCCGTTCCGAGCTTTATCCATGGCGACCTCAAAAGGATCCACCAGCTGTACCGGTTTCTTTCTTGGGGAGAAAGCTTTGCGGATAATGTTTTTACCATGAGCAATAGGCGATCTTGGAGACCTTGGAGATAAAATCTgaggctgatgatgatgatggtctaATTGTAAATACGGAGGAGGCTTCAAGGGTTTGATTTTGCCTCCATCAAAAAGCTCTTCAGCAAAAAGTGACGTCGTCTCGAGCTTCTCACCGATCTCGAAGGCGAAATCATCAAcagtatcatcttcttcatcatcgatGATCTTCCTAGGAGTTCCAGGAGTGTCTTCCCAATCAAAAGGAACCGTAAGACGGTCGGAGAAGTTGAATCTTGTTGCGGCCTCATCAAACTCTCTATAAAACTCTGTGATTCTTCTAGGGCTTGTTGGTGCGCTTAAGAAGCAACCAGTGAATTGCCTTGGTGAAGATGGAGCAGTCAAACTCATCACTTCCATTGTTTCTGATTTCCAATGAGTTCGGAGATGGTCTCAAGAACAATGAGATGAAGGGAACTAAAAAAGATCATTCAAGGAAGGtgagaggaaagaaagaaagagagcttATTTTAGACCGTTTTCGCTGACCAAACATATATacgtaatataaaaaaacaacttttgGCAGGACATAAGCAATTGCAATAGAAACCCAATATTTTTATTAGCTCCTCTATTCGAAGTAAGacaaaatacattttgtttCAATACGGTTATCTTTATCCCAAATGCTACGGGTCTAGATTGGTGACCACTAGAtggttaaaatatttataatgattataaaaaaacggTTAAAAAGTAAGCGGTTAAAGATAGTGGATGAAAAATATAGTAAAGTTAAAGATAGTGGTTGAGTATTTAGCTTGATTGGTAATATTATAGTGGTtgaatagtataaattataataattaatattaaaaaataatttagttagaaataaaaatatagagtaataatttttttatctaatttatAATATGAATATAGTTAAATGAAGCATCatataacaaactatttagcatgctaaatgattttaaatctttattatatgagattaacaaaattttaaatgtttatttcaTAACAAAGTATTCAAATATCACATACATGATAGTCCATTTAAAAGTACATGATATTATTGAAATCACAATCATTAGTCActattcttttctctttttgttagataaaaaaatttaatgtcaaaaataatGAGTAACATGACCAACCAAAACCAAACGTTGGTTTCTCCAAGTGATTGGAGTTGGCGTTTGCAACCATCAAAATTAAGCTTTAACCACCTTCTCCAAACTCTTTCTCCAACCAAGATCTCCAACCGCTCTCTCTAAACGCTGTCTTGATTGGGATACATTGGAGTGGTTTGTTTGCAAACGACCTTATTTAGTGTAACCAATCAGAGCCACAAACTTTCCTCAAAATTAACCTCTTTCCCTTAAGAAATTTGGATTAGTAATTTAGATTTTGAACCAAAGGAATAGAAAAGAGTGTAGTTAATGcttgtaattttttcttgtgAACTTGATCATTTATTGTACCTACACCCACTTTAGGTTCAACCTGTTGCAGCCACACCCACTTTACAAACTTGCTATACTTTTTTAAGTTTGCTGCTTAAGTGTCATTGTTAGTTGGACAATTTTgcctctctcctctttctctctttattttctctttttttttttgttattaacactttaaatggttatcataaaacaaattatctatttacttatatacaatatgttatagttatatattttctatattttaagatacatattgctatatttttgatgaatttttagattagaaAGTATTCATttgtcgttgaacatttgttcaatgatAAGTGGATAGTCAATTGCAGTATTATTAATAGATAGTtaattgtgtttattcatacataATAGAAGTAATGCACATCAATTCAGATGACTATGACAACATGTCCATATGGAAACATATGAGGTTATAGTGCAATTTGTGGATACGATATTTGTCCACATGGATaactatttgtggatacaatatttgtggatacattatttgtcaaacttatccaaatggataactatttgtggatacaatgTAAGTAATGAATAACACTCacacaacaaaactcaaacttttttccaGATcgaactaaaacaaattcaatattaaaaagtttacaAGACCACAATTAATCagtaaaatcacaaaatcacaataaaaccaagaaaacccaGATCGAATTTTATATAATCTAAAGTGATAaggaaaaatatctaaatatttcaCCTTCTCTAGATTTCCATTATTGTTGAAatggtttttgaaaactttagaaaaaaaatgtgatagagaaagagagagaaacataaataagcttttctcttttaatggatgaacaaaagcaaaacaaggaagaagaagatatattgTTTAGTTGAAtaattgtgagagagagagagatggagagagaaagagagagaaaatagaaGGGATTAGAAGGAGCGAGGGTTAATACTTTtggagaaagtgggtgtgggtgcaaAATTCCCTTATAAAAAACACTCGGTAcgatatattttgtataaattgttaaaatataccattttataatttgtttttcctgTTAACATTACAAAACAACTTATTGAACCCAATAACCCAAAAATAccaatatattgtatataagtTGAAATTGACATTCTTCTAGCACGCATAACGCATTCAAGTTAAGACTATCCAAGTAGTTCTTTTATTTAACATAGCGTAGCAGATAACAATATTATAGATGGAGTGTCTATATCAATCGGTGCGAAGTCGTATGTTAGACAGTGAgactattaaattaaaaagacaaaaaatttaTATCTTTGAGGAGAGTTGTAACCAAATAGATTGATTTTTGTTGGAAATATTCCGAATTGATAATAAAAGTAAACGATTATAAC is a genomic window containing:
- the LOC104752279 gene encoding uncharacterized protein LOC104752279 produces the protein MEVMSLTAPSSPRQFTGCFLSAPTSPRRITEFYREFDEAATRFNFSDRLTVPFDWEDTPGTPRKIIDDEEDDTVDDFAFEIGEKLETTSLFAEELFDGGKIKPLKPPPYLQLDHHHHQPQILSPRSPRSPIAHGKNIIRKAFSPRKKPVQLVDPFEVAMDKARNGVEEERGRGRRQNSSRRVARSLSPFRVSAYPWEEQEQEQREVQEQRKGSLTSSNPSTSSSTCVSCKSSSSRKWRLKDFLLFRSASEGRSRHNKDSVKTFSGLFRKQEDTKNSSSRGKGSSSVSAHEFHYMAKKAETKDLKKKTFLPYMQIGRFAF